The following proteins are co-located in the Hevea brasiliensis isolate MT/VB/25A 57/8 chromosome 11, ASM3005281v1, whole genome shotgun sequence genome:
- the LOC131170699 gene encoding cysteine-rich receptor-like protein kinase 10: MLTKMHTLASFILLLSSLLSLNITTEAQVTYRYHYCTNSTAFTRNSTYQDNLNVLLSSLSSNSTLSSGFYNSSTGQNPDNVYGLFLCRGDLSTDVCKDCVTLATQDIVQLCPTQKEAIVWYDECLLRYSNQFIFSSMAQEPVVYLLNSQNITDQGRFDELLMTTMDDTASQAANASSGAKKFAIKEVNFTERQNLYTLAQCTPDLSVSDCRQCLQTAMSRLPGCCSGKQGGRVLVPSCNIRYETYKFYNATGVLPSPPGATRPQAGNSGVSKATIIAIVAPIAASIVLICMGYYLLCRRARKNYGSIREDADSEITTVESLQFDLGTIEAATNNFSNDNKLGEGGFGEVYKGRFFNGQEIAVKRLSRSSMQGAEEFKNEVMLVAKLQHRNLVRLLGFCLEGEEKILVYEFVPNKSLDYFLFDPEKRRQLDWPRRYKIIEGIARGILYLHQDSRFRIIHRDLKASNILLNEDMNPKVSDFGMARIFGVDQTQGNTNRIVGT; encoded by the exons ATGCTCACCAAAATGCATACTCTTGCATCCTTCATACTCCTACTCTCCTCGCTTCTCAGCCTTAACATTACCACTGAAGCACAGGTCACTTACCGTTATCATTATTGCACAAACTCCACTGCTTTCACCAGAAACAGTACCTACCAGGATAATCTAAATGTCCTTCTCTCCTCTCTTTCCTCCAATTCAACCCTCAGCAGTGGGTTCTATAACAGCTCTACTGGGCAGAACCCTGACAATGTCTATGGCCTCTTTCTCTGCCGTGGTGACCTTAGCACCGATGTTTGCAAAGATTGTGTCACCTTGGCCACCCAAGATATTGTCCAACTCTGCCCCACCCAAAAAGAGGCCATAGTATGGTACGATGAATGCTTACTACGTTATTCAAACCAGTTCATCTTTTCCAGTATGGCCCAAGAACCTGTTGTTTACTTGCTCAACTCACAGAATATAACAGATCAAGGACGTTTTGACGAGCTATTGATGACCACTATGGACGATACAGCTTCACAGGCCGCAAACGCTTCGTCAGGTGCTAAAAAGTTCGCAATCAAAGAAGTGAATTTTACAGAGCGTCAAAACCTCTACACCCTTGCGCAGTGCACGCCCGACCTTTCTGTTTCTGATTGTCGTCAATGTCTTCAGACAGCTATGTCTCGGTTGCCAGGTTGTTGTAGTGGAAAGCAAGGAGGAAGAGTCTTAGTTCCAAGCTGTAATATTCGGTATGAGACATATAAGTTCTATAATGCAACCGGTGTGCTACCTTCTCCTCCAGGTGCAACAAGACCACAAG CAGGAAACAGCGGTGTCTCAAAAGCTACAATTATAGCAATTGTTGCTCCAATTGCTGCGTCTATTGTACTCATCTGCATGGGCTACTATTTACTATGTAGACGGGCAAGAAAGAATTATGGCTCCATACGGGAAGATG CTGACAGTGAAATTACAACAGTCGAGTCCTTGCAATTTGATTTGGGTACAATAGAAGCTGCCACAAATAATTTCTCCAATGATAATAAATTGGGTGAAGGTGGATTTGGTGAGGTTTATAAG GGTAGATTCTTTAATGGACAAGAAATAGCCGTGAAGAGGCTGTCAAGAAGTTCTATGCAAGGTGCAGAAGAATTTAAGAATGAAGTCATGTTGGTAGCCAAGCTTCAACACCGAAATCTAGTGAGGCTGCTAGGATTTTGCCTTGAAGGGGAAGAAAAGATTCTGGTTTATGAATTTGTGCCCAACAAAAGCCTTGACTACTTTCTATTCG ACCCTGAAAAGCGAAGGCAATTGGATTGGCCAAGGCGTTACAAGATAATAGAAGGAATTGCTAGAGGAATTCTTTATCTCCATCAGGATTCTCGCTTCAGAATTATACATCGTGATCTTAAAGCTAGcaatattttattaaatgaaGATATGAATCCGAAGGTTTCAGATTTTGGTATGGCTAGGATTTTTGGAGTTGATCAAACTCAAGGAAATACAAATAGAATTGTTGGAACATAG
- the LOC131170697 gene encoding cysteine-rich receptor-like protein kinase 10, translating into MNPKISDFGMARIFGVDQSEGNTNRVVGTYGYMAPEYAMHGQFSVKSDVYSFGVLVLEIISGKKNSSFHQIDGADDLMSCVWKHWKNGTPLEVLDPILIDSYSRNEVLRCIQIGLLCVQEDPADRPTMGTVVLMLNSYSVTLPVPRQPAFVLNSRSGQSLTLKALESDQSTSKSAQLSVDEASITEVYPR; encoded by the exons ATGAACCCAAAAATATCAGATTTTGGTATGGCCAGAATTTTTGGAGTTGATCAAAGTGAAGGAAATACAAATAGAGTTGTTGGGACATA TGGATATATGGCTCCTGAATATGCAATGCATGGACAATTCTCAGTGAAGTCAGACGTGTACAGCTTTGGTGTCTTAGTTCTTGAAATTATAAGTGGAAAGAAGAATAGTTCTTTCCATCAAATAGATGGTGCTGACGACCTTATGAGCTGT GtatggaaacactggaaaaatgGGACACCTTTGGAAGTGTTGGATCCAATTTTGATAGATTCATATTCAAGAAATGAAGTCTTAAGATGCATCCAAATAGGGTTGTTATGTGTTCAGGAAGATCCAGCTGACAGACCAACAATGGGAACAGTAGTTTTGATGCTTAACAGTTATTCTGTTACTCTTCCAGTGCCTCGACAGCCAGCATTTGTTCTCAACAGCAGATCAGGGCAGAGCTTGACACTGAAGGCTTTGGAGTCAGATCAATCTACTAGCAAGTCAGCGCAATTGTCTGTTGATGAAGCATCGATTACTGAAGTATATCCTCGATAG
- the LOC131170367 gene encoding cysteine-rich receptor-like protein kinase 10 translates to MRALTLSFIILLSLLLSLSMTIDAQVTYRYHICTNSTTFTRNSTYQDNLNVLLISLSSNSTISNGFYNTSTGQNPDNVYGLFLCRGDLSTDICKDCVTLATREIVQLCPTQKEAIVWYDECLLRYSNQFIFSRMAQEPVVYLLNSQNITDQGRFNELLMTTMDVTASQAANTSSGAKKFAIKEVNFTERQNLYTLAQCTPDLSVSDCRQCLQTAMSRLPGCCSGKQGGRVLVPSCNIRYEIYVFFNESGVVLSPPSPPSPPGATRPQGKSGISAVTIVAIVAPISISIVLFCVGYCLLRRRARKKYDAIQEDEFTELSKHVLGFYVGGNEISTVESLQFDLSIIEAATNNFSDGNKLGEGGFGAVYKGILPNRREIAVKRLSRSSGQGAVEFKNEVLLLAKLQHRNLVRLIGFCLEGEEKILVYEFVPNKSLDYFLFGQFLTMKSKDNWIGKDVTKS, encoded by the exons ATGCGTGCTCTTACATTATCCTTCATAATCCTACTCTCCTTGCTGCTAAGCCTTAGCATGACAATTGATGCACAGGTCACTTACCGTTATCATATTTGCACAAACTCAACTACTTTCACCAGAAACAGCACCTACCAGGACAATCTAAATGTCCTCCTCATTTCTCTGTCCTCCAATTCAACCATTAGCAATGGGTTCTATAACACCTCTACCGGGCAGAACCCTGACAATGTCTATGGCCTCTTTCTCTGCCGTGGTGACCTTAGCACCGATATTTGCAAAGATTGTGTCACCTTGGCCACCCGAGAAATTGTCCAACTCTGCCCCACCCAAAAAGAGGCCATAGTATGGTACGATGAATGCTTACTACGTTATTCAAACCAGTTCATCTTTTCCCGTATGGCCCAAGAACCTGTTGTTTACTTGCTCAACTCACAGAATATAACAGATCAAGGACGTTTTAACGAGCTATTGATGACCACTATGGACGTTACAGCTTCACAGGCCGCAAACACTTCGTCAGGTGCTAAAAAGTTCGCAATCAAAGAAGTGAATTTTACAGAGCGTCAAAACCTCTACACCCTTGCGCAGTGCACGCCCGACCTTTCTGTTTCTGATTGTCGTCAATGTCTTCAGACAGCTATGTCTCGGTTGCCAGGTTGTTGTAGTGGAAAGCAAGGAGGAAGAGTCTTAGTTCCAAGTTGTAATATTCGGTATGAGATATATGTGTTCTTCAATGAAAGTGGTGTGGTGCTTTCTCCTCCCTCTCCTCCCTCTCCTCCAGGTGCAACAAGACCACAAG GAAAAAGCGGCATCTCAGCTGTTACAATTGTCGCCATTGTTGCTCCAATTTCTATCTCTATTGTGCTTTTTTGCGTGGGCTACTGTTTGCTAAGGAGGCGGGCAAGAAAGAAGTATGACGCTATACAGGAAGATg AATTCACTGAACTCAGTAAACATGTCCTTGGTTTTTATGTAGGTGGAAATGAAATTTCAACTGTGGAGTCTTTGCAATTTGATCTGAGCATAATAGAAGCTGCTACAAATAACTTCTCTGATGGTAACAAGTTAGGTGAAGGTGGATTTGGTGCTGTTTACAAG GGCATACTTCCTAATAGGCGAGAAATAGCTGTGAAGAGACTATCAAGAAGCTCCGGTCAAGGGGCAGTCGAATTTAAAAATGAGGTGTTATTGTTAGCCAAACTTCAACACAGAAATCTTGTGAGGCTGATTGGATTTTGCTTGGAGGGAGAAGAAAAGATTCTTGTCTATGAATTTGTACCCAACAAAAGCCTTGACTACTTTCTTTTCGGTCAGTTTCTT ACCATGAAAAGCAAGGACAACTGGATTGGGAAAGACGTTACAAAATCTTAG